In a genomic window of Acipenser ruthenus chromosome 41, fAciRut3.2 maternal haplotype, whole genome shotgun sequence:
- the LOC117434207 gene encoding H-2 class I histocompatibility antigen, Q9 alpha chain-like, giving the protein MLRAFVLAILCCVHVASGEGSHSLRYFYTGTSGMTEFPEFVMVGMVDDVQIDYYDSKSKQNVPKQQWMKDNMEPGYWETQTQICLGAEQIFKRNIGIAMQRFYQTGGVHTWQHMYGCELDDDGTKRGFDQYGYDGEDFIIFDKDTLTWTAASQRAFNTKLKWDARSAMNQDWKVYLEGRCIDWLQKYVQYGRETLERRVPPAVTLLQRKARGSADTEVLCHVTGFFPRAVEVTWVRDGRDQLEEWVQSGEVLPNQDGTYQMRKILTVSPEEQGRHSYSCQVDHISFTERQNYNWVPESGLPIGINAGVIVGVLALAAVIIGVVIWKMTRCPGVTLHPSSKLRHFL; this is encoded by the exons ATGTTGAGGGCGTTTGTGCTGGCGATCCTGTGCTGTGTTCATGTGGCGTCGGGTGAAG GAAGCCACTCCCTGCGCTATTTCTACACAGGGACCTCTGGAATGACAGAGTTCCCTGAGTTTGTGATGGTGGGGATGGTGGATGATGTGCAGATTGATTATTACGACAGCAAGAGCAAGCAGAACGTCCCCAAACAGCAGTGGATGAAGGACAATATGGAACCAGGATACTGGGAGACACAGACTCAGATATGCCTCGGTGCCGAGCAAATTTTCAAACGGAATATTGGAATCGCAATGCAGCGCTTCTACCAGACTGGAG GAGTTCACACATGGCAGCACATGTACGGCTGTGAGCTGGATGATGACGGGACCAAGCGGGGGTTTGATCAGTACGGATACGATGGGGAGGATTTCATCATCTTCGATAAGGACACCCTGACCTGGACTGCTGCCAGCCAGCGTGCTTTCAACACGAAACTGAAGTGGGATGCTAGGAGTGCCATGAATCAGGACTGGAAGGTCTATCTGGAGGGCAGGTGTATCGACTGGCTGCAGAAGTACGTCCAGTACGGGAGGGAGACTCTGGAGAGGAGAG TTCCTCCTGCAGTGACTCTGCTCCAGAGGAAAGCTCGTGGATCTGCAGATACGGAGGTCCTGTGTCATGTGACAGGGTTCTTCCCCCGCGCTGTGGAGGTGACCTGGGTCAGAGACGGGCGGGATCAGCTGGAGGAGTGGGTGCAGAGTGGGGAGGTGCTGCCCAACCAGGACGGGACCTACCAGATGAGAAAGATCCTGACAGTGAGCCCTGAGGAGCAGGGGAGACACAGCTACTCCTGCCAGGTGGACCACATCAGCTTCACTGAGAGACAGAACTACAACTGGG TGCCTGAGAGCGGCCTTCCTATTGGGATCAATGCTGGAGTCATAGTGGGTGTACTGGCTCTGGCTGCAGTGATCATTGGAGTGGTGATCTGGAAGATGACGAG ATGCCCAGGAGTCACACTACACCCCAGCTCCAA gCTCCGACACTTCCTCTGA